From the genome of Neomonachus schauinslandi chromosome 5, ASM220157v2, whole genome shotgun sequence, one region includes:
- the LOC110577411 gene encoding arginine-hydroxylase NDUFAF5, mitochondrial-like, translating to MLLLGGLWLLWWWPPAAGVPAKNLHFRKVASGVSPPGSTSPRALNIFHRDLKRKQKNWAARQPEPMKFDYLKEEVESRIADRVYDIARNFSLALDIGCGRGYIAQHLNKETVGKFVQVDIAENALKNILEMEIPTVSVLADEEFLPFRENTFDLVVSSLSLHWVNDLSRALEQIHYVLKPVGVIISAMFAGDTLCELRCSLQLAETEREGGFSPHISPFTAVNDLGHLLGRDTPLL from the coding sequence ATGCTGCTGTTGGGTGGTCTCTGGCTCTTGTGGTGGTGGCCTCCTGCGGCGGGGGTCCCAGCAAAGAATCTCCACTTCAGGAAGGTCGCCTCTGGCGTCTCTCCCCCCGGCAGCACCTCGCCCAGAGCTCTAAATATCTTCCACCGGGAtttgaagaggaaacagaaaaactggGCGGCCCGGCAGCCTGAGCCGATGAAGTTTGACTACCTGAAGGAGGAGGTTGAAAGTCGGATTGCAGACCGTGTGTATGACATAGCCAGAAATTTTTCCCTTGCTTTGGATATTGGTTGTGGAAGAGGTTACATAGCACAACATTTGAATAAGGAAACTGTTGGAAAGTTTGTCCAAGTAGACATTgcagaaaatgctttgaaaaatatcttAGAAATGGAAATTCCTACTGTCAGTGTTTTAGCTGATGAAGAGTTCCTTCCCttcagagaaaatacatttgacctGGTGGTTAGCAGTTTAAGTTTACACTGGGTGAATGACCTTTCTAGAGCACTTGAACAGATTCATTACGTTTTAAAACCAGTTGGAGTAATTATCAGTGCAATGTTTGCAGGTGACACACTCTGTGAACTTCGGTGTTCATTACAGTTAGCagaaacagaaagggaaggaggattTTCTCCACACATTTCTCCTTTCACTGCTGTCAATGACTTAGGACATCTGCTTGGGaga